The genomic interval TCATTATTTGGCACGTGGAACATAGAACAATTGCCGATTTCCTGATCGTGGAACGCGTCGATCTCGCCGGGAAGGAAAGTATCGCCTTCCTCCTCCAGTTTACGGGCCACACAAGTTCGACCTTCATTGTTAGTAATGGACACGGTCACACCAGCATTGCTCATTCCATTGGGATCAAGAGGGTCCGTTTTGGTATGGATTTCTAGGATTCTTTGGCACTGGATCCCAAAAAATCCGAGGACCACAACCAAAATCACACTCGATTGGACGGACATGATGATCAAGATTCGATCGAACGAGTGagaaattgaatgattgatGTTAAGAAACAGCTATTAGCAAgtcaatattgaaaaaaacttaTCTCCTCAGACCGTAATTAAAATACCAGATAGATCTAGTATCAGATCAGAGTTATATATTTTTGAACTCACTTTTTTGACTCTCGTTGTAAGGCAATGTCATGAAAATGTTGGGGTTCAAGCGGTGTTTGTCATCAAcataatttttgttttttttagttaAAATTGGCTCTAAGATGGTTTCAGCTGAAATCTGGGATCCCGGATAATGGATCTGGATCTCGATTTCCTGCATATTTGGGTCGACACGAACATCCACTCTCGACCAAAACGTAATCCTGACCGGTCAAGGTCACGGGACCCAATGGGATGACAAGAAAGAGATATGGAATGAAGGTCTGGACGCACTCACCATGGAGCAGATCACATTCATTGGCCCtgaaaagaagccaaaataaCATTATGAAACCGTCTTGCTAAACCTCCCATTCGAGGATCGTTCGTGCCAATTaatatcattttggaggacctCAGAAcctcaaatgtttttttcaaatttggtttaGATAGTTGATTAGACTATCTATTCAAGCGTGAAACAGAAAAACCACTAAAAATGTCTGCCTCTAAGCCAAGTAAAAAAGAGTTTGTAATCTTGAGCATTCTTGGACTATTTCTGAATTCTATTAATACCTTGGAAatattgtttgtttattttagCACCTAGAGCCGCTTTGACGAAGTGTTAAAAGTCAGATTGAAGTGCGCACGTGAGTTTTTAGCCACCTGACAATTTCAACATGGTCCATTAACctgattttcttcattttagaAACGCAGATTTGCGCGTGTTttctaaaaataaatgataatctCATAATGTATAAATTCAATGCATAAAATATACTTTCATTTTCTAGTCAGCCAAACCAGCTATACTAATATCATCTGGTGAGGATTGCTAAAGAAATTGTAAGACCAATGAAATttaaatatgaagaaaaactcCTGCCTCGCAGAATGATTTCGTAACATAATCGAGCTCATTGAGGTTGGTATGATCAACCTCCCTGAGCTTCAAACGACGGTTGGTTACTTACAAATTACAATTTAATCGATATCATTTCCTTCTTCTTGCACAATTATTgaccgctactgggaatgctGTCATCCCCAGCAATAATAAGTAAATAAGTTTTCTCAAATTTCATACCAATAGTACGAACTACCAGTCGGTCAGTGACGTTTTCTCCAAGGAGAACCCTCCAGACCATCAAACCTTGCTCAAAAGACTTACGTGCATGTTTCATAGACGACTTGTTGTAAGAGCTCGGGAAACTTTTGAACAATGGTCACGGGATTGCCCGATGTGAGTGACACGCCAAACATGGGAGCGCTGGTGTTATACATGGTCTGGCATAATCGGGATGGAGCAGCCGACTTGCATGTCTGTGCGGAGGATTCGGACTCGGTCACCGTGTCGGTGTCGGTGTCGGTGTCGGTTTGGGTCGAGTTGGAGTCGGCTTGCTCGGCTGAAATATGGATGGCTTCATTGTCACTCGTTCATCTTGGGGATGGATTTGAATTTGCCCGATGGTTCGAGATTGCCAGGGGCGACAGAGCTCATTGAGGCAATTCCACCATTGCCCCACCAACTCTATAAAACTTTCGCCTTCTTCGTAGTACAAATGTACTGTTCAGAAGTTTCCTAACGATTTCAAAGTTCGTGCGGGGTATATATGTATTTGATCAGACCGCAAGAAATGGGGGTTTCAGGTCGACCGCAAAAGGAGAAAGTAATGTCTGATCTTCCAATCCTTTGCTCACACGCCAAGGATGGGCTCAAACCGATCTCTCTATGCATACCTCCATGCGGTGCATAGTATGATAGATAAAGTAAACACACTGACTTACCTTGCCGTTTGACTCTGTGGATTACTGTCTCAAAAGAATCGACTCCAGAGTCCAATTTCCGATTGGCCTTAGCATACGTGCTCAAGAGGTTCTTCCTGGTCTCCTTGACACTCTCTGAAGTGATGAGTGGCTGAGCAAACAGGGTTCGACCCCCTCGTTGATTCGACTTCAGGTCTAGCTTGGGCAGTAGCTGATCAATGGCAAATCTGGAAACATCATCAAAACCCTACTTATTTATGACTCTGGATATTATTTACTGCTACATGTGACATGACAGTCAATGATAATGCTTACGTTGGATAAGGCTCGCCAAAAGGTCCTACGCAATCTGTTGAGTCCGTGAGAGCATCACCAAAGAGGTACTTGAATTTTTGCCCATGACCCGAGCCGCAATTTCGCGTTTCACTGGTGGAGGTTAAAACCAGGGTggacaacaccaacaacacaTTCTAAACTTGGTGAAATGGCCAAGGGTTAAGATGAT from Tigriopus californicus strain San Diego chromosome 5, Tcal_SD_v2.1, whole genome shotgun sequence carries:
- the LOC131880886 gene encoding uncharacterized protein LOC131880886, giving the protein MVLTIQNVLLVLSTLVLTSTSETRNCGSGHGQKFKYLFGDALTDSTDCVGPFGEPYPTFAIDQLLPKLDLKSNQRGGRTLFAQPLITSESVKETRKNLLSTYAKANRKLDSGVDSFETVIHRVKRQAEQADSNSTQTDTDTDTDTVTESESSAQTCKSAAPSRLCQTMYNTSAPMFGVSLTSGNPVTIVQKFPELLQQVVYETCTANECDLLHGECVQTFIPYLFLVIPLGPVTLTGQDYVLVESGCSCRPKYAGNRDPDPLSGIPDFS